One part of the Aneurinibacillus sp. REN35 genome encodes these proteins:
- a CDS encoding metal ABC transporter permease, translating to MTHALWIMLIASLVAASCGFIGCFLILRRMAMLGDAISHAVLPGIVVAFLVSNSMESITMLIGASIVGVLTSLIIQTLGTGGVQSDAAIGVTFTSLFAIGVVLVSMYASSVHLDVQHVLYGEIAYAPWETSVLFGLEMPHAVWMMGGVFILTLFVVLLLYKEIKLVSFDAQMAAAVGIPVLFIHYVLMVLVSLNTVAAFESVGAILVVAMLVVPGATAYLLTDRLSVMLGLSVVVGIISALAGYELAAWFDVSISGSMATVAGILFAFAFLFSPRYGIISKVISRRTLAHKKESAR from the coding sequence ATGACACATGCATTGTGGATTATGCTTATTGCCTCGCTGGTTGCTGCGTCCTGTGGTTTTATCGGCTGTTTTCTTATTTTGCGGCGGATGGCGATGCTGGGCGATGCCATTAGCCATGCGGTATTGCCGGGGATTGTCGTCGCTTTTCTGGTGAGCAACAGCATGGAGAGCATTACGATGCTGATTGGTGCGTCAATCGTAGGTGTGCTAACCTCACTCATTATTCAAACATTAGGAACAGGTGGCGTCCAATCTGATGCGGCGATCGGCGTTACATTTACCTCATTATTTGCTATTGGTGTTGTACTTGTCTCGATGTATGCTTCAAGCGTTCACCTCGATGTGCAGCATGTACTGTATGGTGAAATCGCCTATGCGCCATGGGAGACATCGGTTCTTTTTGGATTAGAAATGCCGCATGCTGTATGGATGATGGGCGGTGTGTTTATTCTAACCTTGTTTGTAGTACTCCTGCTATACAAAGAAATAAAGCTGGTCTCATTTGATGCGCAGATGGCCGCTGCCGTAGGGATTCCGGTGCTTTTCATTCATTATGTATTGATGGTGCTTGTTTCTCTTAACACGGTCGCAGCCTTTGAGAGTGTGGGAGCGATCCTTGTTGTAGCAATGCTTGTAGTGCCGGGTGCTACTGCTTATCTGCTTACGGACCGGCTTAGTGTGATGCTGGGCTTAAGTGTAGTTGTCGGGATTATTTCCGCTTTGGCAGGCTATGAGCTCGCCGCTTGGTTTGATGTTTCGATCTCCGGTTCGATGGCAACGGTGGCAGGTATTCTATTCGCTTTTGCCTTCTTATTCTCCCCGAGGTATGGCATCATCTCTAAGGTTATCAGCAGACGCACATTGGCGCATAAGAAAGAGAGCGCTCGCTAG